A window of Nitrospira sp. contains these coding sequences:
- a CDS encoding pseudouridine synthase produces MSQSRAGRTLALYKPYGVLPCFTDPDGRPTLSAYLDVPDVYPAGRLDRDSEGLLLLTSDGRLAHHVTDPMHHLPKIYLVQVERVPDAAALAKLESGVVIAGRRTRPAHARILPTPPCLPERPIPIRFRKQVPTAWVELTLREGMNRQVRRMTAAVGHPTLRLVRLAIGPITLGDLQPGQWRDLTVQEIAEVACS; encoded by the coding sequence ATGTCCCAATCCCGCGCCGGTCGGACGCTCGCCTTGTACAAACCCTATGGGGTGCTGCCCTGTTTTACCGATCCCGATGGGCGCCCCACGCTGAGTGCCTATCTCGATGTCCCCGACGTCTATCCTGCGGGACGCTTGGACCGGGACAGTGAGGGGTTGCTGCTATTGACCTCAGACGGCCGGTTGGCTCATCACGTCACTGATCCTATGCACCACCTTCCCAAGATCTATCTGGTGCAGGTCGAACGAGTGCCGGACGCAGCCGCTTTGGCCAAGCTGGAGAGTGGGGTCGTGATTGCGGGAAGACGCACGAGGCCTGCTCACGCCAGGATACTGCCGACTCCTCCCTGTTTGCCTGAACGGCCGATTCCTATTCGATTTCGAAAGCAGGTGCCCACCGCGTGGGTCGAGCTCACCTTGCGTGAGGGCATGAACCGTCAGGTTCGGCGAATGACGGCCGCAGTCGGCCATCCGACATTGCGCCTCGTGCGCCTGGCTATCGGACCTATCACACTGGGGGATCTTCAGCCCGGTCAGTGGCGGGATCTGACCGTTCAGGAGATAGCGGAGGTCGCGTGTTCGTAA
- a CDS encoding Slp family lipoprotein produces the protein MMSMIRYVAIGFLVAVVGCTSTQVIPESLEPQIDKTVSFEQIVASPDSYRGKVILLGGEVLKAKAMKEGTQLEVLQLPLDSDQEPDLDRMQSKGRFLALQKEFLDPATMADGTRITIVGEVTGASVEKMDEADYRFPTLDVKHLHRWDRGREDHPQASGPWWGVFGGVGVGGGGGRSGGGISIGF, from the coding sequence ATGATGAGCATGATTCGGTATGTGGCGATCGGGTTCCTGGTCGCGGTAGTCGGTTGCACCTCTACGCAGGTGATCCCGGAATCGTTGGAACCGCAGATCGACAAGACGGTATCGTTCGAGCAGATTGTGGCTTCCCCCGATTCGTATCGTGGCAAGGTCATCTTGCTGGGCGGTGAGGTCCTCAAGGCGAAGGCCATGAAGGAAGGTACCCAACTGGAAGTGTTGCAGCTTCCCTTGGACAGCGACCAGGAACCGGACTTGGATCGGATGCAGTCCAAGGGGCGGTTTCTGGCGTTGCAGAAGGAATTCCTCGATCCGGCGACCATGGCAGACGGTACGAGAATAACCATTGTCGGGGAAGTGACCGGCGCATCGGTTGAGAAGATGGATGAGGCCGATTACCGTTTCCCGACGCTGGACGTGAAACATCTTCACCGATGGGATCGCGGACGGGAGGATCACCCACAAGCCTCCGGGCCTTGGTGGGGAGTCTTCGGGGGCGTCGGAGTTGGTGGTGGCGGGGGCCGCAGTGGCGGTGGCATCAGCATCGGGTTCTAG
- a CDS encoding molybdopterin-dependent oxidoreductase, which yields MENWLTLKRRSLLKLTGIAAAAGLTGGCDGVGSFFGRMFAMPPRDTNYFTENKKFYVVNYSDSPFNVSRDLRQDEWRLTVKGEVKHPLSLGWRELLNRENFEQISTLMCIDTLPGGDSLGNARWRGISLKKLLREAEVDEETTRDIVFRGADAYDDSIPLARAMQDDVMLAFLMNGEKLPKEHGFPLRLLVPGLYGIKNVKWIVEIEAYAGDYKGYWQRKGWTDDATIKTFSRIDSPGHYQTLRGPEQRFRGIAFGGPYSISRVEISLDAAKTWDSCEIETPMSPYSWVIWNYTWRPQKRGKYQVAVRAVDSKGQPQIAELIRPQPAGSSGLHTIIADVENL from the coding sequence ATGGAAAATTGGTTGACCTTAAAACGGCGAAGCCTCCTAAAACTCACTGGAATTGCGGCGGCGGCTGGCCTCACCGGTGGCTGCGACGGAGTGGGATCTTTTTTCGGGCGCATGTTCGCCATGCCCCCTCGAGACACCAACTACTTCACGGAAAATAAAAAATTCTATGTCGTCAATTACTCAGATTCGCCGTTTAACGTTTCGCGCGACCTCAGACAGGATGAGTGGAGATTAACAGTAAAAGGCGAGGTGAAACATCCCCTTTCCCTTGGTTGGCGAGAACTATTAAACCGCGAGAATTTCGAACAAATTTCCACACTCATGTGCATTGATACCTTGCCCGGAGGAGATAGCCTCGGCAATGCTCGCTGGCGCGGAATTTCCCTCAAAAAACTACTTCGTGAAGCGGAAGTCGATGAAGAGACCACGCGCGACATCGTGTTCCGCGGCGCAGATGCCTACGATGACAGCATTCCGCTTGCTCGGGCGATGCAGGATGACGTGATGCTGGCCTTTCTCATGAACGGCGAAAAATTGCCCAAAGAGCATGGATTTCCGCTTCGCTTGCTCGTGCCGGGCCTCTACGGCATCAAGAATGTGAAATGGATCGTGGAAATCGAAGCCTACGCTGGCGACTATAAGGGCTACTGGCAGCGCAAGGGATGGACTGACGATGCCACAATCAAAACATTTTCCCGTATCGATTCACCCGGCCACTATCAGACGTTGCGCGGCCCCGAGCAACGTTTCCGCGGCATCGCGTTCGGCGGCCCATACTCCATCAGTCGAGTGGAGATCAGCCTGGACGCGGCGAAAACCTGGGATTCGTGTGAGATTGAAACACCGATGTCGCCTTACTCGTGGGTGATCTGGAACTATACGTGGCGACCGCAGAAACGGGGCAAGTATCAGGTGGCCGTCCGAGCCGTTGACAGTAAGGGACAGCCACAAATTGCCGAGTTGATTCGTCCACAACCGGCCGGTTCGAGTGGATTGCACACGATAATCGCTGACGTGGAAAATTTGTAG
- a CDS encoding zinc metallopeptidase, which yields MRWEGQRESQNIEDRRGMGAARSGAGLGLGGLVLILAVSFLTGTNPLTLLNMLNGVQEITAPPEPNRPVPTGAPRDELGKFAAVVLADTEDTWRTLLPRMGRAYEEPHLVLFTGAVRSACGTASSAVGPFYCPGDHKVYLDLSFFQELAQRLGAPGDFAQAYVIAHEIGHHIQNLLGIADRITRLQQRSSTEERNALSVRMELQADCLAGVWGYHARQNRNLIEPGDFEAGLRAAAAIGDDRLQKMGQGYVQPESWTHGSSEQRVSWLRRGLQSGDPGACDTFTNRRS from the coding sequence ATGAGATGGGAAGGGCAACGAGAAAGCCAGAATATCGAAGACCGCCGAGGGATGGGCGCGGCGCGCTCTGGCGCAGGGCTCGGTTTGGGCGGCCTCGTCCTCATCCTCGCGGTCAGTTTTCTGACGGGAACGAATCCGCTCACCCTTCTCAACATGTTGAACGGGGTGCAGGAGATCACTGCGCCTCCCGAACCGAACCGGCCAGTGCCTACCGGGGCGCCTCGTGACGAACTTGGGAAATTCGCCGCCGTCGTGCTCGCCGATACCGAAGACACATGGCGAACATTGCTCCCCCGCATGGGCAGGGCCTACGAAGAACCCCACCTCGTGTTATTCACCGGTGCGGTACGGTCTGCCTGCGGAACCGCCTCATCGGCAGTGGGCCCGTTCTACTGCCCGGGCGATCACAAGGTCTACTTGGATCTATCGTTTTTCCAAGAACTGGCGCAACGTCTCGGCGCACCCGGCGACTTTGCCCAGGCCTATGTCATTGCCCATGAGATCGGACACCATATTCAGAACCTACTCGGGATCGCGGATAGGATCACCCGATTACAACAACGGAGTTCCACGGAAGAACGGAATGCGCTCTCCGTCCGGATGGAATTACAAGCTGACTGTCTGGCCGGAGTCTGGGGCTATCATGCCAGGCAGAACCGCAATCTGATTGAGCCAGGCGATTTCGAAGCAGGCCTCCGCGCGGCCGCGGCGATCGGTGACGACCGGCTACAGAAAATGGGCCAGGGGTATGTGCAGCCGGAAAGCTGGACTCACGGCTCGTCGGAACAGCGAGTCAGCTGGCTACGGAGAGGTTTGCAGTCCGGAGATCCTGGCGCCTGTGATACGTTTACCAATAGACGCTCGTAA
- a CDS encoding pseudouridine synthase, with amino-acid sequence MEVRLQKLIAGTGLASRRKAEELITSGRVTINGNVVKELGTKVDPDRDHVKVDGKHLRAAQPYVYVILNKPKNVMSTLDDPEGRPTVKDFLRGVSVRVFPVGRLDFDSEGLMLLTNHGDLAQALLHPRYHVPKTYLIKVKGVLNDAEIGTLERGVKLEEGFTAPAKVQKISRAESNSWLEVTIHEGRKHQVKRMLEAVGHVVIKLTRVRMGPLLLGDLAAGEYRFLTDREANRLRELVGDRIARSERPELDATGKPVRWTPPTEPAPPRPSKPERTGRGPRSPRSEAGARPKQDRDGRTSPRPGFGGTKRPMSHGAKFRRNTTATGGKRGLKREGGDSETRASGMAGPPQRPQGERGRRPLSSGANSQDAGRRAAPDRSGAGQKFQQNRRGGPSGSRPGQRGPAKPSRNSTRRRA; translated from the coding sequence ATGGAAGTCAGACTGCAGAAATTAATTGCCGGAACCGGTCTGGCCTCCCGGCGTAAGGCCGAGGAATTGATCACGTCCGGCCGCGTTACGATTAACGGTAATGTGGTCAAAGAACTTGGCACCAAGGTTGACCCCGACCGCGACCATGTCAAAGTCGACGGCAAGCATCTGCGCGCCGCCCAGCCTTATGTGTATGTGATTTTGAATAAGCCGAAGAATGTCATGTCCACGCTCGACGATCCCGAGGGACGTCCGACCGTGAAGGATTTTTTGCGCGGCGTGTCCGTGCGCGTGTTTCCGGTCGGCCGGCTGGACTTTGACAGTGAAGGTCTGATGCTGCTGACGAACCACGGAGATTTGGCCCAGGCCCTGCTCCATCCGCGCTATCATGTTCCGAAGACCTATCTGATCAAGGTCAAGGGCGTGCTGAACGATGCCGAGATCGGGACACTGGAGCGTGGCGTGAAGTTGGAAGAGGGATTCACGGCGCCGGCGAAGGTGCAGAAGATCAGCCGGGCGGAGAGCAATTCCTGGTTGGAAGTCACGATCCATGAGGGGCGAAAGCATCAAGTGAAGCGGATGCTCGAAGCGGTCGGCCATGTGGTGATTAAGCTGACGCGTGTGCGGATGGGGCCGTTGCTGTTGGGTGATTTGGCCGCGGGCGAGTATCGGTTTTTAACAGATCGTGAGGCGAACCGATTGCGAGAACTTGTGGGGGATCGAATCGCCCGGTCAGAACGTCCGGAACTGGACGCCACAGGAAAGCCCGTTCGCTGGACACCGCCCACCGAGCCGGCTCCGCCGCGACCGTCCAAGCCTGAGCGAACCGGTCGTGGGCCACGATCGCCGCGGTCGGAAGCTGGTGCCAGGCCGAAACAGGATCGGGATGGCCGGACATCGCCACGACCAGGATTCGGGGGGACGAAACGACCCATGAGTCACGGCGCAAAGTTCCGGCGCAATACGACTGCAACCGGGGGGAAGCGAGGGCTCAAGCGGGAAGGTGGAGACTCTGAAACGCGTGCCTCCGGAATGGCAGGGCCGCCTCAACGCCCTCAGGGAGAGCGGGGACGGCGGCCATTGTCCTCTGGCGCAAATTCCCAAGACGCGGGGCGCCGTGCGGCGCCAGACCGTTCGGGTGCAGGTCAGAAATTTCAACAGAACCGGCGTGGCGGGCCTTCGGGGTCGCGTCCGGGACAGCGGGGCCCTGCGAAACCATCGCGGAACTCGACGCGGAGAAGAGCATGA
- a CDS encoding trypsin-like peptidase domain-containing protein encodes MSRMPSCYSHSLVRGAVLTLSSLAFMTGLHPGEAAAIEPAKLERAKLATIGVLEDTQDQRTPDKPGKILVRGTGFHLRDGYIVTARHAAEKQDATTGTVMQKQIRILTTDLHELSAELVGDSAFMDVVVYRVTEAHRPRLQASVSFAPGDVQPGQEVFTVGYPMGWGPTMSFGHLGNTNTFLQTVDTRLIQADVAACSGNSGGGLFNEKGEVVGIMHAIIQTERDDSTAHCSRMAFAIPALLAERIVTAALDGKPLTFSKMGIHMVAVKDGTRWRMAVKDVMEPAKSAGIQKHDIIIAVDETDIQDAAHLKNYLIERTSPGQQVSVKVRRIDTNLTFTVTLGGG; translated from the coding sequence ATGTCGCGTATGCCTTCTTGCTACTCGCATTCGCTCGTCCGTGGCGCGGTCCTGACGCTGTCCTCTCTGGCCTTCATGACTGGCTTGCACCCCGGCGAAGCTGCCGCCATCGAACCCGCAAAACTGGAGCGCGCAAAACTCGCCACCATCGGCGTGTTGGAAGACACGCAGGATCAACGCACCCCGGATAAGCCAGGCAAGATCCTGGTGCGCGGCACCGGTTTTCATTTGCGCGATGGCTACATTGTCACGGCCCGCCATGCAGCGGAGAAACAGGACGCCACAACCGGGACCGTCATGCAAAAACAGATTCGAATTCTGACGACCGACCTTCATGAACTGTCGGCCGAGCTTGTCGGCGACAGTGCCTTCATGGACGTCGTGGTCTATCGCGTGACCGAGGCCCATCGCCCACGACTCCAGGCATCCGTCTCCTTCGCGCCCGGTGATGTCCAACCAGGACAGGAAGTCTTCACCGTCGGGTATCCCATGGGCTGGGGCCCGACCATGTCGTTCGGCCACCTAGGCAACACGAACACCTTTCTCCAAACGGTGGACACCCGTCTGATTCAGGCCGACGTGGCCGCATGCAGCGGCAATTCCGGCGGCGGGCTGTTCAACGAGAAGGGAGAGGTCGTGGGAATTATGCACGCGATCATTCAGACGGAGCGGGACGACTCCACCGCCCATTGCAGCCGCATGGCGTTTGCCATCCCGGCCCTCTTGGCCGAGCGCATCGTCACCGCCGCGCTGGACGGAAAACCGTTGACGTTTTCCAAGATGGGCATTCACATGGTGGCAGTCAAGGATGGCACACGCTGGCGGATGGCCGTCAAAGACGTGATGGAACCGGCGAAATCCGCCGGCATCCAGAAACACGACATCATCATTGCGGTGGATGAGACCGACATTCAGGATGCGGCGCACTTGAAGAATTACTTAATCGAACGCACAAGCCCAGGACAACAAGTCAGTGTGAAAGTCCGCCGTATTGACACCAATTTGACGTTTACGGTCACGCTGGGGGGCGGCTGA
- the aspS gene encoding aspartate--tRNA ligase: MKIRTHRCGELTKAEVGQQVVLNGWVQRRRDHGMVLFIDVRDRTGVTQVVFNAERNAAVHQAAHTLRSECVISVTGQVMARPEESRNPNLPTGDIEIFVDAVEILNEAKTPPFMIEDDIEITESLRLKYRYLDLRRPRMQRLLALRHGIMQAVRAFLNAEQFLEVETPVLTKSTPEGARDYLVPSRVNPGMFFALPQSPQLFKQVLMISGVDRYYQIARCFRDEDLRNDRQPEFTQIDLEMSFVDREQVMSLMERMIVSVFKDAGGVQLPVPFPRMTYAEAMGRYGSDKPDLRFDMPLHDVTAFAANSDFKVFKDAATKGGLVKALIVSGGASMARSRIDALGETAKTFGAKGLAWLKITADGQLESVIAKFLDAKAFAAALPEAKPGDLVLFGADKPAIVHDVLGRIRLLLGEELHLIDKTAWKPLWVTEFPLLDYSPEDKRYVFMHNPFAAPMDEDLSFLDTEPLKARAKAYDMVLNGSEIGGGSIRNHRSDIQFRILDLLGIGKEQAQAKFGFLLEALEYGAPPHGGIAFGLDRLIMLLGGADSIRDVIAFPKTQRAQCPLTEAPSGVGADQLKELRIKLDLVE, from the coding sequence ATGAAGATCAGGACCCATCGATGCGGTGAGCTGACCAAGGCGGAGGTTGGTCAGCAGGTGGTGTTAAATGGTTGGGTGCAGCGTCGCCGTGATCACGGTATGGTGCTGTTCATCGATGTGCGGGATCGTACCGGCGTGACCCAGGTTGTGTTTAACGCTGAGCGAAACGCAGCCGTGCATCAGGCTGCGCATACGTTGCGGAGTGAATGTGTGATCTCGGTCACCGGCCAAGTCATGGCTCGGCCGGAGGAATCGCGCAATCCCAATTTGCCCACGGGAGACATCGAAATATTCGTCGATGCGGTAGAAATCCTCAACGAGGCGAAGACTCCGCCGTTCATGATCGAAGACGACATCGAAATTACCGAATCGCTGCGGTTGAAGTATCGTTATCTAGACCTCAGACGGCCACGGATGCAGCGGCTCTTAGCCTTGCGACATGGGATTATGCAGGCTGTGCGTGCATTTTTAAATGCCGAGCAGTTTCTCGAAGTGGAAACACCGGTGCTGACGAAGAGCACTCCGGAAGGCGCTCGGGACTATCTGGTGCCCAGTCGGGTGAATCCCGGAATGTTCTTTGCGCTGCCGCAGTCGCCGCAGTTGTTCAAGCAGGTGTTGATGATCAGCGGGGTGGATCGGTATTACCAAATCGCCCGGTGTTTCCGTGACGAAGACCTGCGGAACGATCGTCAGCCGGAATTTACCCAAATCGATCTTGAAATGTCCTTTGTCGATCGCGAACAGGTCATGTCGCTGATGGAGCGGATGATCGTGTCCGTGTTTAAAGACGCTGGCGGGGTGCAATTGCCCGTCCCGTTTCCACGGATGACCTATGCGGAAGCGATGGGCCGATATGGGTCAGACAAGCCGGATTTGCGGTTCGACATGCCGTTGCACGATGTCACGGCCTTTGCCGCGAACAGCGACTTCAAGGTGTTCAAGGACGCAGCGACCAAAGGAGGGCTCGTCAAGGCGTTGATTGTGTCCGGCGGGGCCTCGATGGCAAGGAGCCGTATCGATGCATTGGGCGAGACCGCAAAAACATTCGGCGCGAAGGGGCTGGCCTGGTTGAAAATCACTGCGGACGGCCAGCTGGAATCGGTGATTGCGAAATTCCTTGATGCCAAGGCCTTTGCGGCAGCGCTACCGGAAGCGAAGCCTGGAGATCTCGTGCTTTTTGGTGCGGATAAGCCGGCGATCGTCCATGACGTGCTGGGCCGGATTCGTCTTTTGCTCGGTGAGGAGCTCCATCTCATCGACAAAACTGCGTGGAAACCGCTGTGGGTCACCGAGTTCCCGCTCTTGGACTATTCGCCGGAAGACAAACGGTATGTGTTCATGCACAATCCCTTTGCGGCCCCGATGGATGAAGATCTGTCGTTTCTCGACACGGAGCCGCTCAAGGCACGGGCGAAGGCCTACGATATGGTGCTGAACGGGAGTGAGATCGGCGGCGGCAGCATCCGCAACCATCGCAGCGACATTCAATTTCGCATCCTGGACCTGCTGGGGATCGGCAAGGAGCAGGCGCAGGCTAAGTTCGGCTTCTTGCTGGAGGCGCTTGAGTATGGCGCCCCGCCGCATGGTGGAATCGCGTTCGGCCTCGATCGGTTGATCATGCTGCTGGGTGGGGCTGATTCGATTCGCGATGTGATTGCGTTCCCCAAGACACAGCGGGCGCAATGTCCGCTCACCGAAGCTCCATCCGGAGTCGGGGCCGACCAGCTGAAAGAGCTGCGAATCAAGTTGGATCTCGTCGAGTAG
- a CDS encoding ATP-binding cassette domain-containing protein, producing the protein MPAKPSHPLPPVLDIQHATVYRGETRVFTDFSFALQAGEHAAIVGPNGAGKSTLLRLLSGDVHPMALDETRLLLFGQERWSVWDVRKHLGLVSHDLQRDYLICAEGLNVVLSGFYASNDTYAHQTFSEAQIARAHEVMRELRIDQLAGRTFGHLSTGEQRRFLLGRALVHDPSVLVLDEPTSGLDLKACFQYLNLLRTQIHKGKTVLLVTHHLHEIPPEIERVVLLKGGTIFADGPKAELLTEERLGQLFDQPLTLVQANGWYQALPA; encoded by the coding sequence ATGCCGGCAAAGCCTTCTCACCCCCTCCCGCCCGTGCTTGATATCCAGCATGCAACCGTCTATCGGGGGGAGACCCGTGTCTTCACCGATTTTTCCTTCGCTCTCCAGGCGGGTGAGCATGCGGCGATCGTCGGCCCGAACGGAGCGGGCAAGTCCACATTGCTCAGACTTTTGTCGGGTGACGTGCATCCGATGGCACTGGATGAGACGCGCCTCCTCCTTTTCGGGCAGGAACGGTGGAGTGTGTGGGATGTGCGAAAGCATCTGGGGCTGGTCTCGCATGATCTCCAGCGCGACTATCTGATTTGCGCCGAAGGACTGAATGTGGTCCTTTCCGGCTTCTACGCCAGCAACGACACCTATGCGCATCAGACGTTCAGCGAGGCACAGATCGCGCGTGCCCATGAGGTGATGCGAGAGTTGCGGATCGACCAGCTGGCCGGCCGGACGTTCGGCCATCTCTCGACCGGTGAGCAGCGGCGGTTTCTCCTGGGGCGTGCGTTAGTCCACGATCCGTCTGTTCTTGTGCTGGATGAACCGACGAGCGGCCTTGATCTCAAAGCCTGTTTTCAATATCTCAATCTGCTGCGGACTCAAATCCACAAAGGAAAGACGGTGCTCCTCGTGACGCACCACTTGCACGAGATACCCCCGGAGATTGAGCGGGTGGTTCTACTCAAGGGCGGGACCATTTTCGCGGATGGGCCGAAAGCGGAGCTGCTGACGGAGGAAAGGCTCGGACAGTTATTCGACCAGCCGCTCACCCTGGTTCAGGCGAACGGCTGGTACCAGGCGTTGCCCGCGTGA